In a single window of the Roseofilum reptotaenium CS-1145 genome:
- a CDS encoding uracil-DNA glycosylase: protein MSNSDQLNLFDDSSIAGNSEFSSLELIPKDPKIPIPSGTYETLETLTEHCQQCQRCELGQNRTHLVIHRGNPKASLMIVGEAPGQNEDEQGLPFVGKSGQLLDKILASVKLDSERDVYICNVNKCRPPGNRKPTSSEIDACKPYLLEQIRLVNPKIILLTGATAVQGILADKRGITKIRGQWFDWEGRFCMPIFHPAYLLRNPSREQGKPKWLMWQDIQEVRRKLDEIS, encoded by the coding sequence ATGTCTAATTCCGATCAACTTAATCTATTCGATGACTCAAGTATTGCCGGCAATTCCGAATTTTCTTCCCTAGAATTAATTCCCAAAGATCCCAAAATTCCCATTCCTTCAGGAACCTATGAAACCTTAGAAACCCTAACCGAACATTGCCAACAGTGTCAGCGCTGCGAATTAGGACAAAACCGTACCCATTTAGTGATTCACCGGGGAAATCCCAAAGCTAGCTTGATGATTGTGGGAGAAGCGCCTGGACAAAATGAAGATGAACAAGGATTACCCTTTGTGGGGAAATCCGGTCAGTTACTCGATAAAATTTTAGCTTCGGTAAAATTAGATAGCGAGCGTGATGTTTATATTTGCAATGTCAATAAATGTCGCCCTCCAGGAAATCGTAAACCCACGTCCTCAGAAATAGACGCTTGTAAGCCTTATTTATTAGAACAAATCCGCTTAGTGAATCCGAAAATCATTTTATTGACCGGTGCCACAGCCGTTCAAGGGATCTTAGCAGATAAACGAGGAATTACTAAAATTCGCGGTCAGTGGTTTGACTGGGAAGGACGCTTCTGTATGCCTATTTTTCACCCCGCTTATTTACTGCGAAATCCCTCCCGCGAACAAGGAAAGCCGAAATGGTTAATGTGGCAGGATATTCAAGAGGTACGGCGCAAGTTAGATGAAATCAGTTAG
- the argF gene encoding ornithine carbamoyltransferase, translated as MEALKGRNLLSVADLTVTELHDLLTFAAQLKSGDISWTCRKILGLLFSKASTRTRVSFSVAMYQLGGQVIDLNPSVTQVSRGEPVTDTARVLGRYLDILAIRTFEQKELEDYAQFSGIPVINALTDLEHPCQIFADLLTIQECFGSCEGKTLSYFGDGNNVANSLLLGCAMMGMNVRIAVPSAEYEPNSNIVAKAKEFAGGKTEVIVTHNAQEAAKGCHALYTDVWASMGQEKEARERIPLFKPYQVNTELLKLADPEAIVLHCLPAHRGEEITDEVMECSQSRLWDQAENRMHAQKALLASILGKDE; from the coding sequence ATGGAAGCCTTAAAAGGAAGAAACTTATTAAGCGTTGCCGATTTAACTGTTACCGAACTGCACGATCTATTAACCTTTGCCGCCCAACTCAAATCAGGAGACATCAGTTGGACTTGCCGTAAAATTCTTGGACTTTTATTTAGTAAAGCTTCAACCCGTACCCGCGTTAGCTTTAGCGTTGCTATGTATCAACTGGGCGGTCAAGTCATTGACCTCAATCCCAGTGTCACCCAAGTCAGTCGTGGCGAACCTGTTACCGATACAGCCAGAGTTTTGGGCCGGTATTTAGATATTTTAGCCATTCGTACCTTTGAACAAAAAGAATTAGAAGACTATGCCCAATTTTCTGGTATTCCTGTCATCAACGCGCTCACTGATTTAGAGCATCCTTGCCAAATTTTCGCTGATTTACTCACCATTCAAGAATGTTTTGGCAGTTGCGAAGGTAAAACCCTATCCTATTTTGGCGATGGCAATAATGTTGCCAATTCCCTCTTACTCGGCTGTGCGATGATGGGCATGAATGTACGCATTGCTGTCCCTTCGGCTGAATATGAACCCAACTCGAACATTGTCGCCAAAGCCAAAGAATTTGCGGGTGGTAAAACAGAAGTGATTGTTACCCACAATGCCCAAGAAGCGGCCAAAGGATGTCATGCTTTATATACTGATGTTTGGGCAAGTATGGGTCAAGAAAAAGAAGCCAGAGAACGGATTCCCCTCTTCAAACCTTATCAGGTGAATACAGAGTTATTAAAATTAGCCGATCCCGAAGCCATTGTACTCCATTGTTTACCCGCCCATCGTGGTGAAGAAATTACCGATGAAGTGATGGAATGCTCCCAATCTCGCTTATGGGATCAGGCAGAAAACCGAATGCACGCCCAAAAAGCCCTCTTAGCCAGTATCCTAGGCAAAGACGAATAG
- a CDS encoding DUF3153 domain-containing protein, which yields MGKHRSRVRIFWPLYLILAIALTGCVKYDVGVNFQSQTYGEMVQRVQISDRLHDFSQVVAEQWLESLQERTRKLRGKTQRISDRELLVTIPFYNGADLTSKFNEFFNPTNLQTQTEDETLPQLTSELNITQNNFWIAIRNRLEMDVDLRSLAVLSSEGNVLVSPGSLFNLEFALTTPWGAQPITEAENSLTPVSDPENHQLIWTLEAGEINHLEVIFWVPSPIGIGALIILAAVLGGMTLKDWLPQNG from the coding sequence ATGGGAAAACATCGATCTAGGGTTCGGATTTTCTGGCCGTTATATTTAATCTTGGCGATCGCCCTCACAGGATGCGTTAAGTATGATGTGGGGGTCAATTTTCAAAGCCAAACCTATGGAGAAATGGTGCAACGGGTGCAAATTTCCGATCGCCTGCACGATTTCAGTCAAGTGGTAGCCGAACAATGGTTAGAAAGCTTGCAAGAGCGTACCCGAAAATTGCGAGGCAAAACCCAACGGATTTCTGACCGGGAACTGCTTGTCACCATTCCCTTTTATAATGGTGCAGACTTAACCTCCAAGTTTAATGAGTTTTTTAACCCCACTAATCTCCAAACCCAAACAGAGGATGAAACCCTACCCCAACTCACCTCGGAACTCAACATTACTCAAAATAACTTTTGGATTGCCATTCGCAACCGTCTAGAAATGGATGTGGATTTGCGATCGCTCGCCGTTCTCTCCTCCGAAGGCAATGTTCTCGTCAGTCCCGGTTCCCTATTCAATCTAGAATTTGCCCTTACCACCCCTTGGGGTGCTCAACCCATTACCGAAGCTGAAAATAGCCTCACTCCCGTCTCAGACCCCGAAAATCATCAATTAATTTGGACACTTGAGGCCGGAGAAATCAATCACTTAGAAGTCATTTTTTGGGTTCCCAGTCCCATTGGTATTGGAGCCTTAATCATCCTAGCTGCTGTTTTGGGTGGCATGACTCTCAAAGATTGGTTACCTCAAAATGGGTAA
- the argB gene encoding acetylglutamate kinase — protein MSTAVTDHLDEPTRVRVLSEALPYIQKFAGRTVVIKYGGAAMKDSTLKEQVMRDIVFLSCVGVRPVLVHGGGPEINTWLGKLGIEPQFKNGLRVTDAPTMDVVEMVLVGRVNKEIVSLINQAGGQAIGLCGKDGNLITARPQGQEGIGFVGEVSSINTKVLKPLLENGYIPVISSVACDPQGQAYNINADTVAGELAASLSAEKLILLTDTAGILRDYKDPSTLIDSLDIQEARNLIEVGIVAGGMIPKVQCCVRSLAQGVRATHVIDGRVPHSLLLEVLTDAGIGSMIVA, from the coding sequence ATGTCTACAGCAGTAACTGACCATCTAGATGAACCCACTCGCGTTCGTGTCTTAAGTGAAGCTCTCCCCTATATCCAGAAATTTGCCGGTCGGACGGTCGTGATTAAATACGGGGGAGCAGCAATGAAAGATAGTACCCTCAAAGAACAAGTGATGCGCGATATTGTGTTTCTTTCCTGTGTGGGAGTGCGTCCGGTGCTAGTCCATGGGGGAGGGCCGGAAATTAACACCTGGCTGGGCAAATTAGGCATTGAACCCCAATTCAAGAATGGACTACGCGTAACTGATGCACCGACGATGGATGTGGTAGAAATGGTGTTAGTCGGTCGGGTGAATAAGGAAATTGTCTCCTTAATTAATCAAGCTGGGGGCCAGGCGATCGGGCTGTGCGGTAAAGATGGTAACTTGATTACCGCTCGCCCCCAGGGTCAAGAAGGGATTGGATTTGTGGGAGAAGTGAGCAGTATCAACACCAAAGTTCTGAAGCCATTGTTGGAAAATGGTTATATTCCCGTAATCTCTAGTGTCGCCTGCGATCCCCAAGGACAAGCCTATAACATTAATGCCGATACCGTAGCTGGAGAATTGGCTGCGTCCTTATCGGCGGAAAAACTGATCTTGTTAACTGATACAGCCGGTATTTTGAGAGACTATAAAGACCCCTCAACCCTGATCGATAGCTTAGATATTCAGGAAGCTCGCAATCTCATTGAGGTAGGCATTGTCGCCGGAGGAATGATTCCAAAAGTGCAATGCTGTGTCCGAAGTTTAGCTCAAGGAGTCAGAGCGACCCATGTTATTGATGGCCGGGTTCCCCATTCCCTGCTGTTAGAAGTGCTAACTGATGCTGGAATTGGTTCGATGATTGTGGCTTAG
- a CDS encoding clan AA aspartic protease — MMQGIVNRNCEATLRLMVGNVSSQRQVIDAVIDTGFTGFLTLPVSVLTDLQLRAYRREEGTLGDGSTCVFDVYRGSVNWDGEFRPIDINASETTPLVGMSLLYGYQV; from the coding sequence ATGATGCAGGGAATAGTCAATCGCAATTGTGAGGCAACACTCCGGCTAATGGTGGGTAATGTAAGTTCACAAAGGCAAGTCATTGATGCTGTGATTGATACAGGTTTCACTGGTTTTCTGACTTTGCCTGTATCGGTGCTGACTGATCTCCAACTCAGGGCTTACAGGCGGGAAGAAGGCACTTTAGGCGATGGAAGCACTTGTGTTTTTGATGTTTATCGTGGTTCTGTAAATTGGGATGGAGAGTTTCGACCAATTGATATCAACGCCTCTGAGACTACGCCTTTGGTGGGAATGAGTCTGCTATACGGCTATCAGGTATAG
- a CDS encoding shikimate kinase — translation MNNTLKHCSLFLVGMMGAGKTTVGQGLAKQLDYRFFDTDTLIERVAGTKIPQLFATQGEEGFRQLETQVLAQLSAQVRSVISTGGGIILKPENWGYLRHGIVVWLDVPVQILYDRLKTDDTRPLLKTANPLETLQTLCDRRQDLYAQADLHLTLTGAESPKQVADTVLSQLPRILKSDSVHNYKN, via the coding sequence ATGAACAACACCCTTAAACACTGTAGCCTTTTCCTCGTGGGTATGATGGGGGCTGGTAAAACTACAGTGGGCCAGGGTTTAGCTAAACAGCTCGATTATCGTTTTTTTGATACGGATACGTTGATTGAACGAGTGGCAGGTACTAAGATTCCCCAATTGTTCGCCACTCAGGGAGAGGAAGGCTTTCGGCAACTCGAAACCCAGGTACTAGCCCAATTATCTGCTCAAGTGCGCTCTGTGATTTCGACGGGTGGCGGTATTATCCTAAAACCGGAGAATTGGGGCTATTTGCGCCATGGGATTGTGGTTTGGCTTGATGTTCCGGTACAAATCCTCTACGATCGCCTAAAAACCGATGATACTCGTCCCCTATTAAAAACGGCCAATCCCCTGGAGACTTTACAGACGTTGTGCGATCGCCGTCAAGATCTCTATGCACAAGCCGATTTACATCTAACGCTCACTGGAGCTGAGTCCCCCAAACAAGTAGCCGATACCGTTCTAAGCCAACTCCCTCGGATTTTGAAATCCGATTCTGTTCACAATTATAAAAACTAA